CATAACTGTGCTTTAAATCTATAATAGTATCTCTTTATGTCTTTGTATGGTTTCAACCAGGAAGAGGTTTCCCTTTGGACGTAACATTGGTTCTATTCCTTGCCTTCCCTTTCAAAGCTAAGGGAGGTCCAAGGGACTTGAAATAAGCCGCCATTTGTTTTGTTGAGAGTTTGGGGATCATATTTCAGAGAAGATACTGACACTGAAAGATCCAAACTAAAAGGAGAGTCCTTCTGATGCGATGTGACGCATAAAATCATTTTCCCCCAAACGTTCTACAGTTATTCTCTTTTTGTGTATAAATAGATTATCATAGTTTTCTTTAGCAACGTATAAGAACtgtcttatccaaaaagattgttgtTTCTAGTTTTCTGAAGTCTTGTGTTAGTTTTCATGTAATAATTTTCAAAACCAAAATCTTCAGTGAGCAATTGTCCTTTTTTTAATCTTAATTTGCGTAAGCACTATTCTTGCATTATCATTAAAGGATATCACAAATAGTACTAAGTACTTGCACGTCTGATGAGTAGTATGAATTTGCTTGGCCTTTGATTTGCAGATTATATTGAAGAGTTGCCGAGAGACACACTGTCACTACTGCTTGAATGAATTACCCGCAGATACAGTTCCCTGTGTATCATGTTCAATCCCATTGTACTGTTCCCAACATTGCCAATTACAAGCTAGGGGAGAAACAATCAGTTACTACAGAACAAAAAATGGGATTGATGATAGTCTGCCCAACAATCTTAAAGAGTATATTGCAGAAGTCACTTCATGTAGTGATTCCGATCCATATGTTGAGTGCTTTCCTGAACATAAGCATGAATGCCTTGGTGTGCACTGGCCTGCAGTATTGCCATCTGATATAGTTTTGGCTGGTCGAATACTAGCGAAATCTATATCTCAAAGAAGAGGTTCTATGGAGTCTAACCTTTTGGGAACTCTGGTATATTTCAGTATATAGTAAACATTTTCATTGTTTATGATGACTATTCTTATGTAAGAATTTGACCTCCCACTTCATTGCCTTGTAGAATCTTTCTCACGGTTATTCACAAATTAGTCCAGAAGGCAAATTGGAATTGCATATATACGCTATTGTACTGTTGTTCTGTCTTCAACACTCTTTTAGCACTGAACTCCCAATAAATGGAATCTCTTTATCACAGGttgctcctctctctctctctctctctctctctctcttctgtcattcacacacacacacacacataaagaGACATGCTAAGAGGTAAAATATGATGCccctaatttattttaagttgtgGGTAGCAGGAAAGAGTAGATAGAAACAGCTTGGGCAGGGAAAGCTTCAGGACCAAACACCCAATCTTCCTCCAAAAAGTTCAGAAAATTTTAGTCCAAACTGATCCTTCagtttagattttttttaaaaaaaaaaaaaaaaaaaaatctcatatcTATTGTAGCTGAAACTGAGAAATCAGTTCCCTTCCAATCAATTACTAAGTATTTTGATTTATCTAAAATTAATCAAACCataggaaaaaaaaatgagaataaaattaGGATTAGGAAGAGCTTAATCGCACATCAATCAATTCATATCAGGATAATTGGTTCCAACAAAATGTTTTTAATCAAAGGTCAAAATTATCAATTTAGAGAGAAAAGACGCATAGATAGATGTAACTCTGCATTTGAATCAACCATTGAAGTTGGTGGTGATCGTGGAACCAAATGGTGGTCTACATGGGATGCTTAGACACAATGGTCTCTGCACATTTACAGCAAAGGAAGTACATCTAGTATTTGGGAGAAGGAACAATGAATTACCAAGTCACTAAACAAGGAACACCAATTGGGGGGAATAGAGGTGGTGGGGAGTGGGAGGGGGGGATGGAGGGAGGGAATAGTTTTAGGGATAAGAAGAAGATTATGGTTAGGGTCAGCTAGAATATCTGAAAATGAAAGGCATGATATTAAATAGGGTAGTAGAATAAATAATGTTATGTTGAGTTGAATGCTTGATATGAATTGTGAGGCTTAAATTCAAAGAGGTTTTCCAGTTAAACTAGAATAAAGATTTGAATACTTAACTATATATAAACTGGTTCAGTCCATTAACCAATTCTCAAGAgattaaactaaaaataaaaaaaaaaagaaagaaagaaagagagagagagagagagagagagagagagatcaatTCTGAATCAAAACTAAACCAAACCCTTCTAGTTTGGTCTTTCAGTTTTTTtgccttcctttttttttctcctaCTTACCCATATATAAAACTTATGcttcggcttgagttgggataagAATGAGTTGTTGCCTTTAGTAGTGATCTAACGGAGTCAAGATTTAGCTATGTTCTCACTTATTTGTGGTTCTAGGAGGATGCCTTTATGATCAGATCAGAATAATGAAGAGGAGTGGGGTGGAAAATATCTGATTCCTAGAGAGATCTCATTAAACCTGTGCTTTTCATTTTCACCATCTGTTCTGTCCTTGTCCACTATCCAAATTTTAATCCCTAAGAAGTTTGAAAAGATGAGAGGGGATTCTATTTGGAGCATGGTGAAAATGAGCTCGCATATTCCCTCTAGAGGCTAACTTGTGTTCTCCAAGTCATCTAGGAATTTTAATCCCTAGGAAGTTTGAAAAGATTAGAGAGGATTATATTTGGAACATGGTGAAGTTGAACTTGCATATACCCTCTAGAGGCTAACTTGTGTCCTCCAAGTCATCTAGGCTGGGCTAAAGAAGTTGAGCCCTTCTAATTGTGCATTGTTAAGGATTTCAATATTTATGTGGTTCGCTTCATGATTTTAAATTGACATCATTAATCTTATTTTTGTAATTTGATTGCTACCCAACTTGAAATTCCATGTTCTTCTGTGCATGCAGACCATTATACTCGTTTCTCAAATCAGAGTAAACGCTATGGCAGTTATCCGTATGAAATCTACTGATGTTCATTGCCCACCAGATCAGTTTGGGAAGTTTTCCCATATTGGAGATGCTTTAACTAGTAGTGTGGACCAGGTTCATGTTTACACTTTGACCCTTTTACTCCATTTCCATTCTTCCTGTACCAAGTAGGAAATTTTTGTATGTATAGTCATTTGCATGGAAATTCTTGTGACTTGTGTTCTTTTTTCAGTGGAGACAGGAAAAACCCCTCTATTTATGCTAGACTGACTTGGCTGTAACTTTTATAGGTCCCTGTGGGTAAAGCCATTTATATAGCCGGCAGTCTTTTCAATCATTCTTGCCAGCcaaacatccatgcatatttccTTTCCCGTACTCTGTTTATTCGAACAACAGAACATGTAGCAGCTGGGTGTCCTCTGGAGTTGTCCTATGGTCCTCAGGTACTCCTTTTGTAGCATATTTCTTGTCAACTATGTATACACGTGTAATTGTCATTTGTCAAAAAGAAATATGCACAGGATAATTTTTCCATATCCACTATTTTTGGTCTTTGAGTTTATGCTTGTGTTATGGAACACAAATTGGATCCAAGATAGGCATTTCAAATTGTGAATGTACAGTTTTGTTTTACAGGTTGGGCAGTGGGACTGTAAAGACCGCCTTAAGTTTCTGGAAGATAAGTACTTGTTTAGATGTCAGTGCATTGGTTGTTCACAACTAAATCTGTCTGACCTGGTTCTAAATGCTTTCCATTGTGTCAATCCAAATTGTGACGGTGTAGTCCTGGATGGCTGTGTGAGTAACTCTGAATTAAACAAACTTAAGAACTTCCCTGGAGTTCCCAAAATGCAGGTATTAGACCCTTTTTTACATGTATTGCTGTTGCTCTGCAATGGAATTTTGGTCTTAGCATCAGGTGTATCACAAGTGTAGTTATTCTGTTGCATCTCAATTTTTAGATTGAATAACTAAACTCACCTATATCTGCAGGAGTTGCTAACCACCTACAGCTACAAAATGTGTGCAGTTTTGTTCTGGAACTCAATAGTGTTGTGTCTGATTCTGTTTCCGTAACCTGTTGGAAAATGGAATCACATGTAGACATTCTTTTGACTACAACTATTCCTATGTTGAACTGCATTAGAAATTGTGTttattttcctctttctttcataATGAATTTTCATGTATTAATAGTTTGATGAGCTGAATAATGCCAATATTGATAATGTAGCTGTGTTAGAAATTTTGTTTTtttccccccttttttttttcctaatgaaTTTTCATATATGAATAGGTTGATGAGCTGAATAATGCCCACATTGATAATGTAGATCACCTTGTACTTGAGCTAAGCAATAACTCTTTTAATATTCAACCTGggtattgcttaaattgtggttCTAATTGTGATCTAGAAGCTTCACATAAAGCCATGAGAAATGCTTGGATTTGTATGGAAaggtatatttttatttcattaaactttgcCTTTCATTGGACTTTACCATGCTTAACTATATCCCGCATGGAATATACTGCTCATTTATTGGAAATATACGAGCATGTTTACATATACATGTTTTCCCTTTGGTTCTCTGACTAGAAACCTCAAATTCTCAACAGATTGCAGGATGCAATAGTTTCAAAAGAAATCTCAACTACTATTCTTTCGGATGCTTCAAAAGGTCTTGGTGTATTGAGGTCAATATTGCATAGATATAATAGGCGTATTGCAGAGGTGAGTTCCACTTATCCAGTTCTCAAATTATGATTTCTGAAGGGAAAATATGGTACATGATTGTATCATTTCGGTGTGGCATTTTCTtcgctttatttatttatttatttttgtttagGGTCATATGGGATATGACCCCTGAACCTTTGAAAGAAGGATTTATATGGCCAAATCCAACTATATTTAGACAGAGAATGagacttttttttttaaggagACATTCATAGATGGCTTTAATGGAGTATAAAAATGTAGTTAATTGGACTCACTTGCATATGTCGGTAAACACTAGAAGTCAACACTCTCCACCTGCACTTCATTTAGCTAGCAGAAAAATAGTTAAGAGTATATCCATGCTTCTGGTGTATCATTTGCAGGCTGAAGACAATCTTGCACAAGCATTTTGTCTAGTAGGAGACTTTCAATCTGCAAGGGACCATTGTAAAGAATCAATCAAGGTAATTACTTGACAGAACATGGTGAATAAAATTGTTTATGTAAAATCTTTTGAGTGTCCTTAGATTGGTTTATAAGAAGTGAAAATTTTGCTCCTCTCTCTTTAGTTGAATGTGTCTTCCAAgttccaataaaaaaaaaaaaattgaccttTTTAACCATATATCAAGAGCTTAAGGATTAGTCATGTTGTAAATCATAGAAAAGCTTTCTTCTTGTTATGAACTTATTCCGTTGTCCTTAACTAACAAGTTAAATGGGT
This is a stretch of genomic DNA from Hevea brasiliensis isolate MT/VB/25A 57/8 chromosome 12, ASM3005281v1, whole genome shotgun sequence. It encodes these proteins:
- the LOC110642535 gene encoding uncharacterized protein LOC110642535 isoform X2; the encoded protein is MEKLKSMVPDRLKQIVADSNADDLHSTSSSLLHFLKNLSQFHQMIRDLTDLEAALCAKNKDAALELKQKANKCYSHGDYDTALASYSQALRIAPTDAIDMDKSLVATLYLNRASLFLKIGLLMECIRDCNRALQISPSYAKAWYRRGKANAALGNYKDAIHDLDVAKNMELSLGGKKQIESELKIIAGQYEGTSDRRVQHIENGLGNFNEPHQINLLCVSMPDKGRGMASPCDIPQASLVHKEEPYALIILKSCRETHCHYCLNELPADTVPCVSCSIPLYCSQHCQLQARGETISYYRTKNGIDDSLPNNLKEYIAEVTSCSDSDPYVECFPEHKHECLGVHWPAVLPSDIVLAGRILAKSISQRRGSMESNLLGTLNLSHGYSQISPEGKLELHIYAIVLLFCLQHSFSTELPINGISLSQTIILVSQIRVNAMAVIRMKSTDVHCPPDQFGKFSHIGDALTSSVDQVPVGKAIYIAGSLFNHSCQPNIHAYFLSRTLFIRTTEHVAAGCPLELSYGPQVGQWDCKDRLKFLEDKYLFRCQCIGCSQLNLSDLVLNAFHCVNPNCDGVVLDGCVSNSELNKLKNFPGVPKMQVDELNNAHIDNVDHLVLELSNNSFNIQPGYCLNCGSNCDLEASHKAMRNAWICMERLQDAIVSKEISTTILSDASKGLGVLRSILHRYNRRIAEAEDNLAQAFCLVGDFQSARDHCKESIKILEMLYGNDHIAIGYELVKLSTIQLSLGDPHAADAINRLGLIFVRYHGSHSNVVFPYLQTLKREASNLTQ
- the LOC110642535 gene encoding uncharacterized protein LOC110642535 isoform X1, whose amino-acid sequence is MEKLKSMVPDRLKQIVADSNADDLHSTSSSLLHFLKNLSQFHQMIRDLTDLEAALCAKNKDAALELKQKANKCYSHGDYDTALASYSQALRIAPTDAIDMDKSLVATLYLNRASLFLKIGLLMECIRDCNRALQISPSYAKAWYRRGKANAALGNYKDAIHDLDVAKNMELSLGGKKQIESELKIIAGQYEGTSDRRVQHIENGLGNFSKIFNLSPSKWFFIVPFTDEPHQINLLCVSMPDKGRGMASPCDIPQASLVHKEEPYALIILKSCRETHCHYCLNELPADTVPCVSCSIPLYCSQHCQLQARGETISYYRTKNGIDDSLPNNLKEYIAEVTSCSDSDPYVECFPEHKHECLGVHWPAVLPSDIVLAGRILAKSISQRRGSMESNLLGTLNLSHGYSQISPEGKLELHIYAIVLLFCLQHSFSTELPINGISLSQTIILVSQIRVNAMAVIRMKSTDVHCPPDQFGKFSHIGDALTSSVDQVPVGKAIYIAGSLFNHSCQPNIHAYFLSRTLFIRTTEHVAAGCPLELSYGPQVGQWDCKDRLKFLEDKYLFRCQCIGCSQLNLSDLVLNAFHCVNPNCDGVVLDGCVSNSELNKLKNFPGVPKMQVDELNNAHIDNVDHLVLELSNNSFNIQPGYCLNCGSNCDLEASHKAMRNAWICMERLQDAIVSKEISTTILSDASKGLGVLRSILHRYNRRIAEAEDNLAQAFCLVGDFQSARDHCKESIKILEMLYGNDHIAIGYELVKLSTIQLSLGDPHAADAINRLGLIFVRYHGSHSNVVFPYLQTLKREASNLTQ
- the LOC110642535 gene encoding uncharacterized protein LOC110642535 isoform X4, producing the protein MIRDLTDLEAALCAKNKDAALELKQKANKCYSHGDYDTALASYSQALRIAPTDAIDMDKSLVATLYLNRASLFLKIGLLMECIRDCNRALQISPSYAKAWYRRGKANAALGNYKDAIHDLDVAKNMELSLGGKKQIESELKIIAGQYEGTSDRRVQHIENGLGNFSKIFNLSPSKWFFIVPFTDEPHQINLLCVSMPDKGRGMASPCDIPQASLVHKEEPYALIILKSCRETHCHYCLNELPADTVPCVSCSIPLYCSQHCQLQARGETISYYRTKNGIDDSLPNNLKEYIAEVTSCSDSDPYVECFPEHKHECLGVHWPAVLPSDIVLAGRILAKSISQRRGSMESNLLGTLNLSHGYSQISPEGKLELHIYAIVLLFCLQHSFSTELPINGISLSQTIILVSQIRVNAMAVIRMKSTDVHCPPDQFGKFSHIGDALTSSVDQVPVGKAIYIAGSLFNHSCQPNIHAYFLSRTLFIRTTEHVAAGCPLELSYGPQVGQWDCKDRLKFLEDKYLFRCQCIGCSQLNLSDLVLNAFHCVNPNCDGVVLDGCVSNSELNKLKNFPGVPKMQVDELNNAHIDNVDHLVLELSNNSFNIQPGYCLNCGSNCDLEASHKAMRNAWICMERLQDAIVSKEISTTILSDASKGLGVLRSILHRYNRRIAEAEDNLAQAFCLVGDFQSARDHCKESIKILEMLYGNDHIAIGYELVKLSTIQLSLGDPHAADAINRLGLIFVRYHGSHSNVVFPYLQTLKREASNLTQ
- the LOC110642535 gene encoding uncharacterized protein LOC110642535 isoform X3; its protein translation is MEKLKSMVPDRLKQIVADSNADDLHSTSSSLLHFLKNLSQFHQMIRDLTDLEAALCAKNKDAALELKQKANKCYSHGDYDTALASYSQKIGLLMECIRDCNRALQISPSYAKAWYRRGKANAALGNYKDAIHDLDVAKNMELSLGGKKQIESELKIIAGQYEGTSDRRVQHIENGLGNFSKIFNLSPSKWFFIVPFTDEPHQINLLCVSMPDKGRGMASPCDIPQASLVHKEEPYALIILKSCRETHCHYCLNELPADTVPCVSCSIPLYCSQHCQLQARGETISYYRTKNGIDDSLPNNLKEYIAEVTSCSDSDPYVECFPEHKHECLGVHWPAVLPSDIVLAGRILAKSISQRRGSMESNLLGTLNLSHGYSQISPEGKLELHIYAIVLLFCLQHSFSTELPINGISLSQTIILVSQIRVNAMAVIRMKSTDVHCPPDQFGKFSHIGDALTSSVDQVPVGKAIYIAGSLFNHSCQPNIHAYFLSRTLFIRTTEHVAAGCPLELSYGPQVGQWDCKDRLKFLEDKYLFRCQCIGCSQLNLSDLVLNAFHCVNPNCDGVVLDGCVSNSELNKLKNFPGVPKMQVDELNNAHIDNVDHLVLELSNNSFNIQPGYCLNCGSNCDLEASHKAMRNAWICMERLQDAIVSKEISTTILSDASKGLGVLRSILHRYNRRIAEAEDNLAQAFCLVGDFQSARDHCKESIKILEMLYGNDHIAIGYELVKLSTIQLSLGDPHAADAINRLGLIFVRYHGSHSNVVFPYLQTLKREASNLTQ